From one Microlunatus sp. Gsoil 973 genomic stretch:
- a CDS encoding integrase core domain-containing protein: MTPDSIIHDRRAALIAHAAKVGVTEACRTFGVSRQSYYRWVRRAQQYGSASLMPKSRRPPVMPNAMSPEEVSKILAIAVCQPTLGARQLLRHLARIGVRRSASGVQKILRNHHLGHRQDRIAALASITAATTGVVTDAAAEGPFGFCHYSPLPGREVALDSFYVGKLKGVGAIWQLTAIDVCTRWAVVSLIVGDKTAEQAASFVDHVAAELARLDITLTGVTTDNGPEFTGRAFTTHLTEIDIAHHRIPPRSPNHNAVCERFQGTALHEFYRPMFHRARIDRVDDLDHALQHWIDDYNQHRPNHSDYMHGRTPRQVLDQHPLR, translated from the coding sequence ATTCCATCATCCATGATCGTCGTGCTGCTCTGATTGCCCATGCGGCCAAGGTCGGTGTCACCGAGGCCTGCCGCACGTTCGGTGTGTCTCGACAGTCCTACTACCGATGGGTCCGCCGCGCCCAGCAGTACGGGTCGGCATCGTTGATGCCGAAGAGCCGCCGGCCACCGGTGATGCCGAACGCGATGAGCCCGGAGGAAGTGTCGAAGATCCTGGCGATCGCGGTCTGCCAGCCGACCCTGGGTGCCCGCCAGCTGCTGCGTCACCTGGCCCGGATCGGAGTGCGTCGATCGGCGTCCGGAGTTCAAAAGATCCTCCGCAACCACCACCTCGGACACCGTCAAGACCGGATCGCCGCGTTGGCCTCGATCACTGCCGCAACCACCGGCGTGGTGACCGATGCCGCTGCCGAGGGCCCATTCGGGTTCTGCCACTACAGCCCGCTTCCAGGACGCGAGGTCGCCCTGGATTCCTTCTACGTCGGCAAACTGAAGGGTGTCGGCGCGATCTGGCAGCTCACCGCGATTGACGTCTGCACCCGGTGGGCGGTGGTCAGCCTGATCGTGGGAGACAAGACCGCCGAGCAGGCTGCCAGCTTCGTTGACCACGTCGCCGCCGAACTCGCCCGGCTCGATATCACCCTGACCGGCGTGACCACCGACAACGGCCCGGAGTTCACCGGCCGGGCGTTCACCACCCATCTGACCGAGATCGACATCGCTCATCACCGGATCCCGCCCCGATCGCCGAACCACAATGCAGTCTGCGAACGCTTCCAAGGCACCGCACTGCACGAGTTCTACCGGCCGATGTTCCACCGGGCCCGGATCGACCGCGTCGACGACCTGGACCACGCACTCCAGCACTGGATCGACGACTACAACCAACACCGCCCCAACCACAGCGACTACATGCACGGCCGAACACCCCGCCAAGTCCTTGATCAACACCCACTCCGCTAA